The following proteins are co-located in the Dyadobacter chenwenxiniae genome:
- a CDS encoding TSUP family transporter: MKEAADFIPSSDTNWESLDVAYIASGDPEEDRRLAELARAKGQVVFLRDLPEESDVRFNVNSPAAAPIASAPSQTRNNTKIPLTWETIQQKIWAATIRKRTRTEVAVNIFSAIALMIVGHLLFTFFTYDRLTVLWNELELNEGFFYYVLGGFVAQMIDGALGMAYGVTAATFLLTLGVPPSAVSASVHTSEIFTSGVSGYMHLKFGNVNSKLFKKILFPGVLGAITGAYLLSSFEKYIYVIKPLVAVYTLILGILIIQKALKKRVEKKPMTKIGWLAMAGGTLDSIGGGGWGPIVTSTLIARGRHPKYTIGSVNLAEFFVSLASSVTFISIIGFSHWQVVLGLILGGMVAAPIAANLSRRLPIKTMMIMVGTVIIIVSLRIVYMVLSAL; the protein is encoded by the coding sequence TTGAAGGAAGCGGCGGATTTCATACCCTCATCTGACACAAATTGGGAATCTCTTGATGTTGCCTACATCGCAAGTGGTGATCCTGAGGAAGATCGGCGCCTGGCGGAACTCGCCCGGGCAAAGGGCCAGGTGGTTTTCCTGCGCGACCTCCCCGAAGAATCCGACGTCCGTTTTAATGTTAACTCCCCTGCTGCTGCGCCCATTGCATCAGCACCAAGTCAGACAAGGAATAATACAAAAATACCATTGACCTGGGAAACCATCCAGCAAAAAATCTGGGCGGCCACTATTCGCAAAAGAACGCGCACTGAAGTTGCCGTTAACATTTTCTCCGCGATCGCATTAATGATTGTAGGCCACCTGCTATTTACATTCTTCACTTACGACCGGCTTACTGTTCTCTGGAATGAACTGGAACTGAATGAAGGTTTCTTTTATTACGTGCTCGGCGGCTTTGTGGCACAAATGATTGATGGCGCATTGGGCATGGCCTATGGCGTTACGGCCGCTACTTTTCTGCTCACACTCGGCGTGCCACCTTCTGCAGTGAGTGCCAGCGTGCACACTTCCGAAATATTTACCAGCGGGGTTTCGGGCTATATGCACTTGAAATTCGGCAATGTAAACAGCAAGCTTTTTAAGAAAATTCTGTTTCCAGGCGTTTTAGGAGCAATTACGGGTGCTTATCTTTTATCGTCGTTTGAGAAATACATTTATGTAATCAAGCCATTAGTGGCAGTTTATACTTTAATTCTGGGAATTCTTATCATTCAGAAAGCGTTAAAGAAGCGAGTTGAAAAGAAGCCGATGACGAAGATTGGCTGGCTGGCCATGGCAGGTGGAACGCTCGATTCGATCGGCGGCGGCGGCTGGGGACCTATTGTAACATCCACGCTGATTGCCCGCGGACGCCACCCGAAATACACCATCGGATCAGTCAACCTGGCTGAGTTTTTCGTTTCGCTCGCAAGTTCAGTTACCTTCATCAGCATCATCGGATTCTCGCATTGGCAGGTCGTTTTGGGACTCATACTTGGTGGTATGGTCGCCGCTCCGATTGCCGCTAATTTATCCAGGAGATTACCAATCAAAACCATGATGATCATGGTCGGAACCGTTATCATTATCGTGAGTTTGAGGATTGTTTATATGGTTTTGAGTGCGCTTTAA
- a CDS encoding FAD-dependent oxidoreductase: MIREEASEKRAPKTIESAADLVIVGGGLTGTCAAITAARAGVKVTLIQDRPVLGGNCSSEVRLWILGATSHMGNNNRWAREGGVIDEIMLENIYRNPDGNPLIFDTVLLEKVINEANITLLLNTAVYDLDKNIESETITAVHAFCSQNSTRYTVTAPLFCDASGDGIIGFLSGAAFRMGAESAEEFGEKFAPDKAYGELLGHSMYFYSKDIGRPVKFIPPSYALQDITEIPRYKTFNPKDFGCRLWWLEYGGRLDTVHDTEKIKWELWKVVYGAWNYIKNSGEFPESENMTLEWVGTIPGKRESRRFEGDYLLKQQDIVEQTTFPDTVGFGGWSLDLHPADGVYSDQSGCNQWHSKGVYSIPYRCFYSKNINNLFIAGRIISATHVAFASTRVMATSAMGGQAVAIAAAIAKKYSCAPREVGELHLIELQLELWRAGQYLPQTEINDAENLVEKAVEISASSSLKLKDLPGSDHWAIIAHSVAQMLPVHGKMPSVTVWVETLSDTELIIELRKSSKAFNHTPDVTLATKTFSLNAGKHEITLDWSADFNEEAYAFVCFIKNENIKIQYSEKRVTGLLTVFNATNPAVSNYGKQEPTEDLGVDTFEFWCPQRRPEGRNLAFILSEPIALFEPENLKTRHNRPIASPNAWVADFNDAEPVVNIRWEARVNISKIEICFDTDFDHPMENVIYVHPETVMPFCATDIEICNDRDEVVGKISGNHLSRRTISFDQPVLTQFLKIKVTNPNPHTPASLFQIRCY; encoded by the coding sequence ATGATACGCGAAGAAGCATCTGAGAAAAGAGCACCAAAAACCATTGAATCGGCAGCAGATCTGGTGATTGTGGGAGGAGGATTAACGGGAACCTGCGCGGCGATCACTGCTGCGAGGGCTGGCGTAAAGGTAACATTGATTCAAGACAGGCCCGTTTTGGGCGGAAATTGTTCGAGTGAAGTGCGACTCTGGATACTCGGAGCCACATCGCATATGGGCAATAACAACCGCTGGGCCCGTGAAGGCGGCGTCATTGACGAGATTATGCTCGAAAACATTTACCGCAATCCCGACGGCAACCCGCTGATTTTCGACACGGTTTTGCTGGAAAAAGTAATCAATGAAGCCAACATTACATTACTTCTGAACACGGCGGTTTATGATTTGGATAAAAACATAGAATCAGAGACCATCACAGCCGTCCACGCATTTTGCAGCCAGAATAGCACCAGATACACGGTTACCGCACCTCTTTTTTGCGACGCTTCCGGCGATGGAATTATCGGCTTTCTTTCTGGCGCAGCATTCAGAATGGGCGCTGAGTCGGCGGAGGAATTTGGTGAGAAATTTGCACCGGACAAAGCTTATGGTGAGCTTTTGGGACATTCTATGTATTTCTATTCCAAAGACATAGGCCGTCCCGTGAAGTTCATACCGCCTTCGTACGCATTGCAGGACATTACGGAAATCCCCCGTTACAAAACATTCAATCCGAAAGACTTTGGCTGCCGGTTATGGTGGCTCGAATATGGCGGCAGGCTTGACACTGTACATGATACGGAGAAAATCAAGTGGGAATTGTGGAAAGTGGTTTACGGAGCCTGGAACTACATTAAAAATTCGGGTGAGTTCCCGGAATCAGAAAATATGACATTGGAATGGGTCGGCACGATTCCGGGTAAGCGGGAAAGCCGGCGTTTTGAAGGGGATTATTTATTAAAACAGCAGGATATTGTGGAGCAAACGACCTTTCCTGACACAGTTGGTTTTGGTGGTTGGAGCCTGGATTTGCACCCGGCCGATGGCGTTTACAGTGATCAATCGGGTTGTAACCAATGGCACAGCAAGGGCGTTTACAGCATTCCTTACCGTTGTTTTTATAGTAAAAACATCAATAATCTCTTCATTGCCGGCCGCATTATCAGCGCTACACACGTCGCTTTCGCCTCCACGCGCGTGATGGCGACGAGCGCGATGGGCGGACAAGCGGTCGCAATCGCGGCTGCCATTGCGAAGAAATATAGCTGCGCACCCCGCGAAGTTGGTGAACTGCATTTAATAGAACTGCAACTGGAATTATGGCGCGCAGGGCAGTATTTACCACAAACTGAAATCAATGATGCTGAAAATCTGGTTGAAAAAGCAGTAGAAATCAGTGCTTCTTCAAGTTTGAAATTAAAAGATCTTCCCGGCTCAGATCATTGGGCGATTATAGCGCATTCAGTTGCGCAAATGTTGCCTGTTCATGGTAAAATGCCGTCGGTAACGGTCTGGGTGGAAACGTTGTCGGATACTGAATTGATCATCGAGCTTCGAAAAAGCAGCAAAGCATTTAACCACACGCCGGACGTAACACTTGCAACGAAAACATTTAGCCTGAATGCTGGAAAGCATGAAATTACACTTGACTGGTCAGCTGACTTTAATGAAGAAGCTTATGCTTTTGTTTGTTTTATAAAAAATGAAAATATCAAAATTCAATATTCCGAAAAGCGCGTAACAGGCTTGCTAACGGTTTTTAATGCTACAAATCCAGCTGTTTCCAATTATGGAAAACAAGAACCTACGGAAGATTTAGGAGTGGATACATTTGAGTTCTGGTGTCCGCAGCGCAGGCCGGAAGGCCGTAACTTAGCATTTATTCTCAGCGAACCGATCGCGCTTTTTGAACCTGAGAATTTAAAAACCCGTCATAACCGCCCCATCGCCAGTCCGAACGCCTGGGTTGCTGACTTCAATGACGCAGAACCGGTGGTAAACATCCGCTGGGAAGCGCGGGTGAACATTAGCAAAATTGAGATTTGCTTTGATACGGATTTTGACCATCCGATGGAAAACGTGATTTATGTCCATCCCGAAACAGTTATGCCGTTTTGCGCAACCGACATTGAAATTTGTAATGACAGAGATGAAGTTGTTGGAAAAATTAGCGGCAACCACCTCTCACGCAGGACCATTTCCTTCGATCAGCCTGTCCTAACGCAGTTTTTAAAAATAAAAGTGACCAATCCAAATCCGCATACGCCCGCATCTTTATTCCAGATCCGCTGCTATTGA